A single genomic interval of Microbacterium oleivorans harbors:
- a CDS encoding endonuclease/exonuclease/phosphatase family protein — protein MKVISYNLRKHRAAPELAELVEQHGADVLCLQEADTTGIPETIGGLRLAEATARNRLGLAVYYRQNTYRAVEVRSLALKKSLHDRVLKPAEERMLGVRLRDIDHGRDFIVASFHAAPLTALNSLRRNQIQAALASLAELGEGLPILMVGDYNYPVFKENLGQVVRKQGYELTLSDTRTYTRYKFFRGHYDFATSMGFEIARVQTLPQGLSDHLPILVTAEPR, from the coding sequence ATGAAGGTCATCTCGTACAACCTGCGCAAGCACCGCGCCGCGCCCGAGCTCGCCGAACTCGTCGAGCAGCACGGAGCGGACGTGCTCTGCCTGCAGGAGGCCGACACCACGGGCATCCCCGAGACGATCGGCGGGCTGCGACTGGCCGAGGCCACGGCGCGCAACCGGCTGGGCCTCGCGGTCTACTACCGTCAGAACACCTACCGCGCGGTGGAGGTGCGGTCGCTGGCGCTGAAGAAGTCGCTGCACGACCGCGTCCTCAAGCCGGCCGAGGAGCGGATGCTCGGGGTTCGGCTGCGCGACATCGACCATGGTCGCGATTTCATCGTCGCGAGCTTCCACGCCGCACCGCTCACCGCGCTCAACTCGCTGCGGCGCAACCAGATCCAGGCGGCGCTCGCGTCGCTCGCCGAGCTCGGCGAGGGGCTGCCCATCCTCATGGTGGGCGACTACAACTACCCCGTGTTCAAGGAGAACCTGGGGCAGGTCGTGCGCAAGCAGGGGTACGAGCTGACGCTGAGCGACACCCGCACCTACACGCGGTACAAGTTCTTCCGCGGCCACTACGACTTCGCCACGAGCATGGGGTTCGAGATCGCCCGCGTGCAGACGCTGCCGCAGGGGCTGAGCGACCACCTGCCCATCCTCGTCACGGCCGAGCCCCGCTGA